One Streptomyces sp. P9-A2 DNA window includes the following coding sequences:
- a CDS encoding DUF3293 domain-containing protein, which yields MHAPDAAGTPLNWDLYRAAVVDIRFEDRAVRVEPRPRGTAEGFFPVPADSATVHVITAWNPRGRTASDDANAHAQRLLLDEVRHRGLTWWPAEGGDACGTHREESVAVVGLSDAAARDLGRRFRQDAVFAWTPGAWRVLACDTAAVAVSGWTASAQSAPA from the coding sequence GTGCACGCTCCCGACGCAGCCGGTACACCCCTCAACTGGGATCTCTATCGGGCGGCAGTCGTCGACATCCGGTTCGAGGACCGGGCCGTTCGAGTCGAGCCGCGCCCTCGGGGCACGGCCGAGGGTTTCTTCCCCGTACCGGCCGACAGCGCCACCGTCCATGTGATCACCGCCTGGAACCCCCGTGGCCGTACCGCGTCGGACGACGCCAACGCCCACGCTCAACGCCTGCTGCTCGACGAGGTCCGTCACCGTGGTCTCACCTGGTGGCCCGCTGAGGGAGGCGACGCGTGCGGCACGCATCGCGAGGAGAGCGTCGCCGTCGTCGGCCTGAGCGATGCCGCGGCGCGTGACCTGGGACGCCGCTTCAGGCAGGACGCGGTCTTCGCCTGGACTCCCGGCGCCTGGCGGGTCCTGGCGTGTGACACCGCCGCCGTGGCGGTGAGCGGGTGGACGGCGTCCGCGCAGTCGGCGCCGGCGTAA
- a CDS encoding DUF433 domain-containing protein, translating into MTDRMDDVRFSVPLYTQAEAAGYLDMAPSTFRNWARGYRNTFRDRPQVVGSPLITYLGSPHSPRPSIPFIGLAEGMFLSALRRAEVPLQKIRPALEMVRERIGVEHALASRRLYVAGADLLYEIGDDLGGEDKRETRKLIVLKNGQYVFREVIDRFLTRIEYDEPGESPGDGYARRIDLPGYEVAELSVLPGVNFGRPFFTATGTPLYVVAGDLRAGEPVADVADDYGLPVDQVTEVQERIDREVA; encoded by the coding sequence GTGACCGACCGGATGGACGATGTCCGCTTCAGCGTGCCGCTGTACACCCAGGCGGAAGCCGCCGGGTACCTGGACATGGCACCTTCCACCTTCCGGAACTGGGCGCGGGGCTATCGCAACACCTTCCGGGACCGTCCGCAGGTGGTCGGTTCCCCCCTCATCACCTACCTGGGCTCGCCCCACTCGCCTCGCCCGTCCATCCCGTTCATCGGACTGGCCGAGGGCATGTTCCTGTCCGCGCTGCGTCGCGCGGAGGTGCCGTTGCAGAAGATCCGGCCGGCGCTCGAGATGGTCCGCGAGCGGATCGGAGTCGAGCACGCTCTGGCCTCCCGTCGGTTGTACGTGGCGGGCGCGGACCTCCTGTACGAGATCGGCGACGACCTCGGTGGCGAGGACAAGCGGGAGACACGCAAGCTGATCGTCCTGAAGAACGGGCAGTACGTGTTCCGCGAGGTCATCGACCGGTTCCTCACCCGGATCGAGTACGACGAGCCAGGCGAAAGCCCGGGAGACGGTTACGCCCGAAGGATCGACCTCCCCGGGTACGAGGTCGCCGAGCTGTCCGTGCTTCCGGGCGTGAACTTCGGACGGCCGTTCTTCACCGCAACCGGAACGCCTCTGTATGTCGTGGCCGGCGATCTTCGTGCCGGGGAACCGGTGGCGGACGTCGCGGACGACTATGGCTTGCCGGTGGACCAGGTCACCGAGGTACAGGAACGGATCGATCGCGAGGTGGCATGA
- a CDS encoding AAA family ATPase has protein sequence MSTVNTSDAPTILAVRREMQSWRRLALEPSALRSSDGYTDPRSMGPNGLHLPGTLFRIALHGSPDDPDQVYSRVAGRLSDLSGLQVRTLDVQEDDVRELLTIRLHEISGMVLPARSLSEGTLRFLALCVLLEDPEIRGLVCMEEPENGIHPANLSAMVDLVRDLAVDPQEIPGDDNPFRQVLINTHSPGFVQLVDPQDLLFADTSAYRSEKGQVTRRLRLRPLAGTWRASDGTGEFVTKLDILPYLEAPPDAQLALDLDGRAA, from the coding sequence GTGTCGACGGTCAACACCAGTGACGCCCCGACCATCCTGGCGGTACGCCGGGAGATGCAGTCGTGGCGGCGGCTCGCCCTGGAACCGTCGGCGCTGCGAAGCTCCGACGGCTACACCGATCCCCGGTCGATGGGCCCCAACGGACTGCACCTGCCGGGCACGCTGTTCCGCATCGCGCTGCACGGCTCACCGGACGATCCCGACCAGGTCTACTCACGGGTGGCCGGCCGGCTCTCGGACCTGTCCGGCCTCCAGGTACGCACGCTCGACGTGCAGGAGGACGACGTGCGGGAACTGCTCACCATCCGGCTGCACGAGATCAGCGGCATGGTGCTGCCCGCCCGGAGCCTGTCCGAGGGGACGCTGCGGTTCCTCGCTTTGTGCGTGCTGCTGGAGGACCCCGAGATCCGCGGGCTGGTGTGCATGGAGGAACCGGAGAACGGCATCCACCCGGCCAACCTCTCGGCGATGGTGGACCTCGTGCGGGATCTGGCGGTGGATCCCCAGGAGATCCCGGGCGACGACAACCCGTTCCGCCAGGTGCTCATCAACACTCACTCCCCCGGATTCGTCCAGCTCGTGGACCCCCAGGACCTCCTCTTCGCCGACACCTCCGCCTACCGGTCCGAGAAAGGCCAGGTGACCCGGCGGCTGCGGCTGCGCCCGCTGGCCGGGACCTGGCGTGCGTCCGACGGAACCGGGGAGTTCGTCACCAAACTCGACATCCTGCCCTACCTGG